A region of [Bacteroides] pectinophilus DNA encodes the following proteins:
- a CDS encoding DUF6040 family protein, with protein sequence MIEECRDKQRQAEQERDYALSHQKKVEIPVEKPVLYQKCGNCKQTAYLKVKEKYDMQREKLAGRYKTKTAMYEALMFLLIWYSVSTTLFQMIRSKIFISDCVVFFDTIATFTQTIAGWVVLAGKNVAQISDGISNPVVAGIINWLIRILICGGCLVGVGILLAFIEIKIAGLYKKYCWDMITIMVILVSMAIAIYFGDWIKEVLPINLLFLLLFVQLVYVGIRWYVKGWRENRGYV encoded by the coding sequence ATGATAGAGGAATGTCGAGATAAGCAGAGACAGGCAGAACAGGAACGGGATTATGCACTCTCCCATCAGAAAAAAGTAGAGATACCGGTTGAAAAGCCGGTACTCTATCAAAAGTGCGGGAATTGTAAACAGACAGCTTATCTGAAAGTTAAGGAAAAGTATGATATGCAGAGGGAAAAACTGGCAGGCAGATATAAAACAAAAACAGCCATGTATGAAGCATTGATGTTTCTGCTGATATGGTATTCCGTATCAACTACTCTTTTTCAGATGATACGGTCAAAAATATTTATTTCTGATTGCGTGGTATTCTTTGATACAATCGCAACTTTCACACAGACCATTGCTGGCTGGGTTGTACTGGCAGGAAAGAACGTGGCACAGATTAGTGATGGAATATCCAATCCTGTCGTTGCTGGAATTATAAACTGGCTGATAAGAATATTGATTTGCGGTGGATGTCTGGTGGGTGTGGGAATACTTTTGGCATTCATCGAAATAAAGATTGCAGGGCTATATAAGAAATACTGTTGGGATATGATTACCATAATGGTGATACTTGTAAGTATGGCAATAGCTATCTACTTTGGGGATTGGATAAAGGAAGTATTGCCAATCAATCTGCTATTTCTCTTATTATTCGTGCAACTGGTATATGTTGGAATCAGGTGGTATGTAAAGGGATGGCGGGAAAACAGAGGTTATGTTTAA
- a CDS encoding MobA/MobL family protein: protein MAIFHFTVKIVGRSKGKSVISASAYLNGDVMKNEETGRISYYTSKKEVVYTSLMMCENAPPEWLHVPEENIKRFQQSIRYKRADDKDAALEKFKITFQKQRLWNEVLKIEKNADAQLGRSFEFSLPKEWSRQEQIDYTTEYIQKTFVDEGMCADWSIHDKGDGNPHVHLLVTMRPFNPDHSWGSKEVKDWDFVRDTDGNIVVDESHPDWWQDKKNPDRHGIRIPVLDENGVQKVGARNRKQWKRVLTDATGWNNPKNCELWRSEWAKMCNRHLSIDNLIDHRSYERQGKLKVPTIHEGADARKIEEKYLTGQIRKGSWKVEENQMIKKQNALLQKVIATFGKVSGALSMWREWLNDIRRKQRSNSHDGSNDYTDRGTAEYHGRDASGDTGKGREADVLSGAGRTIAAIRERIVRAATNLTGYRRTVDASGRKDRPDTETHRRKSAMAGIGTEIKQREPAIAETEQRITELEQQLEKGRLIDERIKKLKERRSTGRVASADRADAGRTRPERPDYQGTESAARRIADLEREVKQREQNREHSSLKERLEENKRIVAERERENTHRPSHDRGMSR from the coding sequence ATGGCGATATTTCACTTTACAGTAAAGATTGTCGGGCGCAGTAAAGGAAAATCTGTCATATCCGCATCGGCATATCTTAATGGAGATGTGATGAAGAATGAGGAAACAGGCAGAATCAGTTACTATACTTCCAAAAAGGAAGTCGTCTACACCAGTCTGATGATGTGCGAAAATGCACCTCCTGAATGGCTGCATGTACCGGAAGAAAATATAAAAAGGTTTCAACAGTCTATCCGTTATAAAAGAGCGGATGATAAAGATGCCGCACTGGAAAAGTTTAAAATCACATTTCAGAAACAGCGTCTATGGAATGAGGTATTGAAGATAGAAAAAAATGCAGATGCACAGCTTGGACGCTCATTTGAATTTTCCCTGCCGAAAGAATGGAGCAGACAGGAACAGATTGATTATACAACCGAATATATTCAAAAGACTTTCGTGGACGAGGGAATGTGTGCCGACTGGAGCATACACGATAAGGGCGACGGGAACCCACATGTGCATTTACTTGTAACCATGCGACCATTCAATCCAGACCACTCATGGGGCAGCAAGGAAGTCAAGGACTGGGATTTTGTCAGAGATACTGACGGAAATATCGTGGTTGATGAATCCCACCCGGACTGGTGGCAGGATAAGAAAAATCCAGACCGTCATGGAATCCGTATTCCGGTACTTGATGAAAACGGAGTACAGAAAGTCGGGGCAAGAAACAGAAAACAATGGAAAAGGGTTCTGACTGACGCTACCGGCTGGAACAATCCAAAGAATTGTGAGTTATGGCGAAGCGAATGGGCAAAGATGTGTAACCGGCATTTATCCATAGACAATCTGATTGACCACCGCTCTTATGAAAGACAGGGCAAATTGAAAGTCCCTACGATTCATGAGGGTGCAGATGCAAGGAAGATTGAGGAAAAATATCTCACCGGGCAGATAAGGAAAGGTTCATGGAAGGTCGAGGAAAACCAGATGATAAAAAAACAAAATGCACTGCTGCAAAAGGTAATTGCAACCTTTGGTAAGGTATCCGGTGCATTGTCGATGTGGAGGGAGTGGTTGAATGACATTAGAAGAAAGCAAAGAAGTAATTCCCATGATGGAAGCAATGATTACACAGATAGAGGAACAGCAGAATATCATGGCAGAGATGCTTCAGGAGATACAGGAAAAGGACGAGAAGCTGATGTGCTTTCAGGAGCAGGAAGAACGATTGCAGCAATTAGAGAAAGAATTGTCAGAGCTGCTACAAATCTTACCGGATACAGAAGAACTGTTGATGCTTCTGGAAGAAAAGACAGACCAGATACAGAAACTCACAGACGAAAATCAGCAATGGCAGGAATTGGCACAGAAATTAAACAGCGAGAACCGGCTATTGCAGAAACAGAACAGCGAATTACTGAACTTGAACAGCAATTAGAGAAAGGAAGGTTGATTGATGAACGAATTAAGAAACTCAAAGAGCGACGATCAACTGGAAGAGTTGCTTCTGCTGACAGAGCAGATGCAGGAAGAACTCGACCAGAAAGACCGGACTATCAGGGAACTGAAAGTGCAGCTCGACGAATCGCTGACCTTGAACGAGAAGTTAAACAGCGAGAACAAAACAGAGAACATTCAAGCCTTAAAGAACGACTTGAGGAAAACAAAAGAATTGTTGCAGAGCGAGAAAGAGAAAACACACACCGTCCAAGCCATGATAGAGGAATGTCGAGATAA
- a CDS encoding DUF3847 domain-containing protein, whose protein sequence is MAKSTKTYEERIRALEKKEQESIEATKKLIAQRKELEKRKKAEESKKRTHRLCQIGGAVESVLGCPIEEEDLPKLIGFLKRQETNGKFFSKAMQKEPLTDMEEV, encoded by the coding sequence ATGGCGAAATCAACAAAGACTTATGAAGAAAGAATACGTGCATTAGAGAAAAAGGAACAGGAAAGCATCGAAGCTACCAAAAAGCTCATTGCACAGCGAAAGGAACTGGAAAAGAGAAAGAAAGCCGAGGAAAGTAAAAAACGAACCCACAGGCTCTGTCAGATTGGCGGTGCGGTGGAATCGGTTCTTGGCTGTCCGATTGAGGAGGAAGATTTACCAAAGTTGATAGGCTTCTTAAAAAGGCAGGAAACAAACGGAAAGTTTTTCTCAAAGGCGATGCAGAAAGAGCCACTTACAGATATGGAGGAAGTGTAA
- a CDS encoding helix-turn-helix domain-containing protein: MTERKIALSIEEAADYTGIGRNTLRKLVEWKKLPVLKVGRKVLIKTDILEKFMEANEGRDLRDKGNVKTVTRNVAT; this comes from the coding sequence ATGACGGAAAGAAAGATTGCATTATCCATCGAGGAAGCAGCCGACTATACAGGAATTGGCAGAAACACTTTGAGAAAGCTGGTTGAATGGAAGAAGCTTCCGGTATTAAAAGTCGGAAGAAAAGTCCTTATTAAAACTGACATTCTGGAAAAGTTCATGGAAGCCAACGAGGGGCGAGATCTGAGGGATAAAGGAAATGTAAAAACTGTCACAAGAAATGTGGCAACTTAA
- a CDS encoding helix-turn-helix domain-containing protein, producing MKDKELRKLIGSRAKQRRLELNLTQPYVAEKMGVTASTILRYENGSIDNTKKMVLEGLSEALHVSIEWLRGETDEYETDITDKKELQIRDAMGDILKQLPLDLSKKEDAFSKDLLLLMLKQYNLFLESFQFACKNYKGNTNEADIAKVMGFESNDEYNEIMFLREITHTVNAFNDMADIVRLYSKKPEMAEQRLENLLSEVLYEDSDSV from the coding sequence ATGAAAGATAAAGAACTACGCAAGCTGATAGGCAGCAGGGCAAAACAGCGTCGTCTGGAATTAAATCTGACACAGCCTTATGTTGCAGAGAAGATGGGAGTTACCGCTTCCACAATCCTGCGTTATGAGAATGGTTCGATTGACAATACCAAAAAGATGGTGCTGGAAGGTCTTTCGGAAGCACTTCATGTATCTATTGAATGGCTCAGAGGGGAAACCGATGAATACGAAACCGATATTACGGATAAGAAAGAATTACAGATTCGTGATGCAATGGGCGATATTCTCAAACAGTTACCTCTCGACCTTAGTAAAAAGGAAGATGCTTTTTCCAAAGATTTACTGCTGTTGATGTTAAAGCAATATAACCTGTTTCTGGAATCATTCCAGTTTGCCTGCAAGAATTACAAGGGCAACACGAATGAAGCTGATATTGCAAAAGTAATGGGGTTTGAATCGAATGATGAATATAACGAGATTATGTTTCTCCGGGAGATCACCCACACTGTTAATGCCTTTAACGACATGGCAGATATCGTAAGGCTTTATTCCAAGAAACCGGAAATGGCAGAACAAAGGCTTGAAAATCTTTTATCAGAAGTTTTGTATGAGGATTCCGATTCGGTATAG
- a CDS encoding site-specific integrase: protein MAKGSVRKKGKKWYYRFYVEDASGNLVQKEYAGTESKSETEKLLRQAMDDYESKKFVAKTDNLTVGELLDMWAEEELKVGTLSNGTVENYLGAIRCIKKHPIAERKLKTVTAEHLQAFLDLLTFGGEFPDGKVRKGYSKDYIHSFSAVLQQAFRFAVFPKQLITFNPMQYIKLKKQAEDVDLFSDDEVEEGIQPISHEDYERLIEYLKVKNPPAILPIQIAYYAGLRIGEVCGLTWQDINLEEQCLTIKRSIRYDGTKHKNIIGPTKRKKVRIVDFGDTLTEILKTARKKQLKSRMQYGELYHRNFYKEAQDKNRVYYEYYHLDGTEEIPVDYKEISFVCLRPDGCLELPSTLSIACRSVAKRLDGFENFHFHQLRHTYTSNLLSNGAAPKDVQELLGHSDVSTTMNVYAHSTRKAKRNSARLLDKVAGND from the coding sequence ATGGCAAAAGGATCTGTAAGAAAAAAAGGAAAGAAATGGTACTACCGCTTCTATGTAGAAGATGCAAGCGGCAATCTGGTTCAGAAAGAATACGCTGGAACAGAAAGTAAAAGTGAAACGGAAAAACTGCTCCGTCAGGCAATGGATGATTACGAAAGCAAGAAATTTGTCGCAAAGACAGATAATCTTACTGTAGGAGAACTTCTTGATATGTGGGCGGAAGAAGAACTGAAAGTCGGAACACTCAGCAATGGTACAGTGGAAAATTATCTTGGTGCAATCCGTTGTATCAAGAAACATCCGATTGCAGAACGCAAATTAAAAACCGTTACTGCTGAACATTTACAGGCATTTCTCGATCTGCTTACATTCGGTGGGGAATTTCCAGATGGAAAAGTGAGAAAAGGATACAGTAAAGATTACATCCATTCCTTTTCAGCAGTATTACAACAGGCTTTCCGGTTTGCAGTATTTCCAAAACAGTTGATTACTTTTAATCCTATGCAGTATATTAAGCTGAAAAAACAGGCAGAGGATGTGGATTTATTCTCAGATGATGAGGTAGAAGAAGGCATACAGCCTATTTCCCATGAAGATTATGAGAGACTGATAGAATACCTCAAAGTAAAGAATCCACCTGCAATCCTGCCAATCCAGATCGCATACTATGCGGGACTTCGTATCGGTGAAGTTTGCGGATTGACATGGCAGGACATCAATCTTGAAGAACAATGCCTGACCATTAAAAGAAGTATCCGCTATGATGGCACAAAACATAAAAACATCATCGGACCGACCAAGCGAAAGAAAGTAAGGATTGTTGATTTTGGCGATACTCTGACTGAAATACTGAAAACCGCCAGAAAAAAACAGCTTAAAAGCCGGATGCAGTATGGTGAACTTTACCACCGCAATTTCTACAAGGAAGCACAGGACAAAAACAGAGTGTATTATGAATATTATCATCTGGACGGAACCGAAGAAATCCCGGTAGATTACAAGGAAATCTCCTTTGTCTGCCTGAGACCGGACGGATGTCTGGAACTGCCAAGCACACTCAGCATTGCCTGCCGATCAGTTGCAAAAAGGCTGGACGGATTTGAGAATTTCCATTTCCACCAGTTGCGACACACCTACACAAGCAACCTCCTCTCAAACGGAGCTGCCCCAAAAGATGTGCAGGAACTGTTAGGGCACTCTGATGTCAGTACCACAATGAATGTCTACGCCCACTCTACAAGAAAGGCAAAGCGGAACTCCGCCAGACTTCTTGATAAAGTGGCAGGCAACGACTAA
- a CDS encoding DNA methylase, whose product MAKQKTYIAIDLKSFYASVECKERNRDPLTTNLVVADKSRTEKTICLAVSPSLKSYGIPGRPRLFEVVQKVKEANNTRRWKALNRTFTGSSDDSTELNANPALEIDYIVAPPRMAYYLEYSTKIYSVYLKYIAPEDIFPYSIDEVFIDATNYLNTYQMTARELAMTMIQDVLKTTGITATAGIGTNMYLCKIAMDIVAKHIEPDKDGVRIAELDEMSYRRQLWNHRPLTDFWRVGKGYAKKLEEHGLFTMGDIARCSIGKSNELYNEELLYKLFGINAELLIDHAWGYEPCTMEQVKAYKPETNSVCSGQVLHCPYDYEKAKLIVKEMTDQMVLDLVDKGLVTDQLVLTIGYDIENLSNPNLKYQYKGEVTIDRYGRKVPKHAHGTANLEKKTSSTRLITNAVMDLYDRIVDEHLLVRRITITANKLVDEKSVKQEDEYQQLDLFTDYEAQRKKQAEEEEKLERERRMQEAMLSIKKKFGKNAVLKGMNLEEGATAKDRNEQIGGHKA is encoded by the coding sequence ATGGCAAAGCAAAAGACCTATATCGCAATCGACCTTAAATCATTCTATGCTTCTGTGGAGTGTAAAGAACGAAATCGTGACCCATTGACAACAAATCTTGTGGTTGCAGATAAGAGCAGGACAGAGAAAACCATCTGCCTTGCGGTATCTCCGTCATTAAAAAGTTATGGGATACCCGGCAGACCACGCTTGTTTGAAGTCGTGCAAAAGGTAAAAGAAGCTAATAATACCCGAAGGTGGAAAGCACTAAATCGTACATTTACTGGTTCGTCTGATGACAGTACAGAATTAAATGCGAATCCGGCATTGGAGATTGATTATATCGTTGCACCACCTCGTATGGCATACTATCTGGAATATAGTACCAAGATTTACAGTGTTTACTTGAAATACATTGCTCCGGAAGATATTTTCCCGTACTCGATTGATGAAGTATTCATAGATGCAACCAATTATCTGAATACCTATCAGATGACTGCAAGGGAACTTGCCATGACGATGATACAGGATGTTTTGAAAACAACAGGAATTACGGCAACAGCCGGAATCGGCACGAATATGTACTTGTGTAAGATTGCAATGGATATCGTGGCAAAGCATATTGAGCCGGACAAGGACGGTGTGCGAATTGCCGAATTGGATGAAATGTCTTACCGCAGACAGCTATGGAATCATAGACCGCTTACAGATTTCTGGAGAGTTGGTAAAGGCTATGCAAAGAAACTGGAAGAACATGGACTTTTTACTATGGGAGATATTGCAAGGTGTTCCATCGGAAAGTCGAATGAACTGTATAACGAAGAACTGCTCTACAAGCTGTTTGGAATCAATGCGGAATTGCTAATTGACCATGCTTGGGGATATGAACCTTGTACGATGGAGCAGGTCAAAGCCTATAAGCCGGAAACCAATAGTGTATGTTCAGGACAGGTACTTCACTGCCCGTATGATTACGAAAAGGCAAAGTTGATTGTAAAAGAAATGACCGACCAAATGGTGCTTGATTTGGTGGATAAAGGACTTGTAACTGACCAGCTTGTGTTGACAATCGGCTATGATATTGAGAATTTAAGTAATCCGAACCTAAAATATCAATACAAAGGCGAGGTTACGATTGACCGATATGGACGCAAAGTTCCAAAGCACGCACACGGAACAGCGAATCTTGAGAAAAAGACTTCCTCTACTCGATTGATTACCAACGCCGTGATGGACTTGTATGACAGGATAGTTGACGAGCATTTGCTTGTACGCAGAATAACAATCACAGCGAATAAACTTGTTGATGAAAAATCCGTCAAGCAGGAAGATGAATACCAGCAACTCGACCTCTTTACCGATTACGAAGCACAGAGGAAGAAGCAGGCGGAGGAAGAAGAAAAATTAGAACGGGAAAGGCGTATGCAAGAAGCAATGCTGAGTATCAAAAAGAAGTTTGGCAAGAATGCTGTGTTGAAGGGAATGAACCTTGAAGAAGGTGCAACCGCCAAAGACCGAAACGAGCAAATCGGCGGTCATAAGGCTTAA
- a CDS encoding Mrr restriction system protein yields the protein MFYDDLNTEEQVSYLIKPILQVLQEAGGQLERSEIRDRISELDEHIAEFEQKLYTSNKTGNQYKKFDFKFNFAIKELSYVGLISYVKFNPKITLTQDGANVDLTDFDVKTEVRDKARSYWEEHSTKNKSKNKPVETLEVEDEENESTDDELLDDFKVKLQSAIANMSPAKFEQFSRALLTKMGVEFTNKGVQVSNDGGIDGYGYHVDADDFRTTRVVIQCKRFNSNPVSEPDINQFLGAMNKYQADYGVFITNSRFTNKAREAAREGTPITLIDGNDLIRLVIKYELYITPVTTYVLDGFYTED from the coding sequence ATGTTTTATGACGATTTAAATACAGAAGAACAAGTATCATACCTTATTAAACCAATCCTTCAAGTCCTTCAGGAAGCAGGTGGACAGTTAGAGCGTTCTGAAATTAGAGACAGAATTAGTGAGTTGGATGAGCATATTGCTGAATTTGAACAGAAACTATATACATCTAATAAAACAGGAAATCAGTACAAAAAATTTGATTTTAAGTTTAATTTTGCTATTAAAGAGCTTAGTTATGTCGGACTCATATCTTATGTGAAATTCAATCCAAAGATTACACTTACTCAAGATGGAGCAAATGTAGATTTAACAGATTTTGATGTTAAGACAGAAGTAAGGGATAAGGCTCGAAGCTATTGGGAGGAACATTCGACTAAGAACAAATCGAAAAACAAGCCAGTAGAAACACTGGAGGTTGAAGACGAGGAGAATGAATCCACAGATGACGAATTGTTAGATGATTTCAAGGTAAAACTTCAGAGTGCAATCGCTAATATGTCTCCAGCAAAGTTTGAACAATTTTCACGAGCACTTCTTACAAAGATGGGAGTGGAGTTTACCAACAAAGGCGTTCAGGTGTCAAATGATGGTGGCATTGATGGTTATGGATATCACGTAGATGCCGATGATTTTAGAACAACCAGAGTGGTTATTCAGTGTAAAAGATTTAATTCAAATCCAGTGAGTGAGCCGGATATCAATCAATTTCTTGGGGCGATGAACAAATATCAAGCCGATTATGGAGTATTTATTACTAATAGCCGATTTACCAATAAGGCAAGAGAGGCTGCGAGAGAAGGTACGCCGATAACACTGATTGACGGAAATGATTTAATCAGACTGGTTATTAAATATGAATTGTATATAACACCAGTCACAACATATGTATTGGATGGTTTTTATACCGAGGATTGA
- a CDS encoding type I restriction endonuclease subunit R: MANFNEHALEMSIMELFKDEGYTYVSGDQIHRERTEVLLTDDLKQYLYNRYAKDGITPSEVDSVILMLRNISGTIYEANKAVFKLLCDGFILNREDRTQKDLYIELIDFDTPENNIFKAVNQFEIEGVNNQLRIPDGIVFVNGIPVVVLEFKSAVQENTTIMDAYKQLTIRYRRDIPEIFKYNAFVVISDGANNKYGSFFSPYDFFYAWRKINSDDKELDGINSLVTMIKGLFRKDRLLEVIKDFIYFPDNSDKDLKIVCRYPQFFAANKLYENIKAHLRPEGDGKGGTYFGATGCGKSYTMLFLTRMLMKSKYFSSPTILIITDRTDLDDQLSKQFVGSKKYIGDETVVSIESREKLREELQGRESGGVYLTTIQKFTEDLQLLTDRTNVICISDEAHRSQINLDQKVKITESGVQKTYGFAKYLHDSLPNATYVGFTGTPVDGTIEVFGGVVDAYTMTEAVKDGITVNLVYDGRAAKVMLNQDKVRQIEEYYAQCELEGANEHQVEESQKAVAKMEVIIGDPDRLRAVAEDFIKHYETRVAEGATVAGKAMFVCSNRNIAYDFYKIVKELRPEWTEKKICDDGVVLSEKDKKELKPMEKIKLVMTRNKDDEKDLFDMLGTKEDRKEFDRQFKNPKSNFKIAIVVDMWLTGFDVPELDTIYIDKPIQQHTLIQTISRVNRVCEGKDKGLIVDYIGIKKNMNTALKKYTNFESEEFEGVEQSITIVKDQLEVLGQMFHNFNSSDFFNGSPTEQLACLNRAVEYVQLSEELERRFMAAVKRMKQAFNLCSSSEKFSDEDKDYIHFYCAVRSILFKLTKGDAPDIEQMNARVRKMLEGAIQSDGIEELFETGKHISVDIFSDEYMDKINAIQLPNTKIKILQRLLSQAIDEFKKVNKIMGVEFADRLKKVVDEYNNRRRDEAYANEVLDDVAEQLAQLLSELKTEKNSFKNMGIDYEEKAFYDILKAVSKKFEFEYPDDKMIELSKRIKLIVDDKSRYTDWSARDDIKANLQVDLILLLDEFGYPPVTIDDVYKEVLEQAENFKKYAQ; encoded by the coding sequence ATGGCAAATTTTAATGAACACGCATTGGAAATGTCAATAATGGAGTTGTTCAAAGACGAGGGGTACACCTATGTCAGTGGCGACCAGATACACAGAGAAAGGACGGAGGTTCTGCTTACGGACGACCTGAAGCAATACCTCTATAATCGCTATGCGAAAGATGGTATCACACCGAGTGAGGTGGATAGTGTCATTCTAATGCTGCGTAATATTTCCGGTACAATTTATGAAGCAAACAAAGCTGTATTTAAGTTGCTCTGCGATGGATTTATTCTTAACCGTGAGGATAGAACGCAGAAAGACCTCTATATTGAACTTATTGATTTCGACACTCCCGAAAACAATATTTTCAAAGCGGTTAATCAGTTTGAAATTGAAGGCGTAAATAATCAGTTGCGTATTCCTGATGGCATTGTGTTCGTAAATGGTATTCCTGTTGTTGTTCTTGAATTTAAGAGTGCAGTACAAGAGAATACGACCATAATGGACGCATATAAGCAACTTACAATCCGTTACCGTAGAGATATTCCAGAGATTTTCAAATACAATGCGTTTGTTGTTATCAGTGATGGAGCAAATAATAAATATGGTTCTTTCTTCAGCCCATATGATTTCTTCTATGCGTGGAGAAAGATAAACTCAGACGATAAAGAACTGGACGGTATCAATTCTCTTGTAACAATGATAAAAGGACTTTTCCGAAAAGACCGTTTGCTTGAAGTTATTAAAGATTTTATTTATTTTCCGGATAACTCAGATAAGGATTTGAAGATAGTGTGTCGTTATCCACAGTTCTTTGCGGCAAATAAATTGTATGAGAATATCAAGGCTCATCTTCGCCCCGAAGGAGATGGTAAAGGTGGTACATACTTTGGAGCGACAGGCTGCGGCAAGAGTTATACAATGCTTTTTCTTACCCGTATGCTGATGAAAAGCAAATACTTTTCTTCTCCGACTATTCTTATTATTACGGACAGAACAGACCTTGACGACCAGCTTTCCAAACAGTTTGTAGGTTCAAAGAAATATATCGGGGATGAAACTGTTGTAAGTATTGAGTCCCGTGAGAAACTTCGTGAGGAGCTTCAAGGACGAGAGAGTGGCGGTGTTTATCTGACTACCATTCAGAAATTCACAGAGGATTTGCAGCTTCTTACAGACAGAACGAACGTTATTTGTATTTCTGATGAAGCACACAGAAGCCAAATCAATCTCGACCAAAAGGTTAAGATTACAGAGTCAGGTGTTCAGAAAACCTATGGCTTTGCCAAGTATTTGCACGACTCTTTACCAAATGCAACTTATGTTGGATTTACCGGAACTCCGGTTGATGGAACAATCGAAGTCTTTGGTGGTGTTGTAGACGCATATACAATGACGGAAGCTGTTAAGGACGGTATTACAGTTAATCTTGTTTACGATGGTCGTGCAGCTAAGGTTATGCTTAATCAGGACAAGGTAAGACAGATTGAAGAATATTATGCACAGTGTGAGCTTGAGGGAGCAAATGAACATCAAGTAGAAGAAAGCCAGAAGGCAGTTGCCAAAATGGAAGTTATTATTGGCGACCCTGACAGACTTCGTGCTGTTGCGGAGGACTTTATCAAACATTATGAAACCCGTGTGGCAGAAGGTGCAACTGTAGCAGGCAAAGCAATGTTTGTATGTTCCAACCGAAATATAGCATACGATTTCTATAAAATAGTAAAGGAACTCAGACCGGAATGGACAGAAAAGAAGATTTGTGATGACGGGGTTGTTCTGAGTGAAAAAGATAAAAAAGAGTTGAAGCCAATGGAAAAAATTAAGTTGGTTATGACTCGTAATAAAGATGATGAAAAAGACCTCTTTGATATGCTTGGCACAAAAGAGGATAGGAAAGAATTTGACCGTCAGTTCAAAAATCCGAAGTCAAACTTTAAGATTGCCATTGTTGTAGATATGTGGCTGACTGGTTTTGATGTGCCGGAACTTGATACGATTTACATTGATAAGCCTATTCAGCAGCATACCCTTATTCAGACGATTTCCCGTGTAAATCGTGTATGCGAGGGCAAGGATAAAGGCTTGATTGTTGACTACATAGGTATCAAAAAAAACATGAACACTGCCCTCAAGAAATATACGAATTTTGAGAGCGAAGAATTTGAAGGTGTGGAGCAGTCTATCACGATTGTAAAAGACCAGTTAGAAGTTCTTGGTCAGATGTTCCATAACTTCAACAGCAGTGATTTCTTCAATGGTTCGCCTACCGAACAGCTTGCCTGTCTGAACCGTGCAGTTGAGTATGTGCAGTTGTCTGAAGAACTGGAAAGAAGATTTATGGCAGCAGTCAAGAGAATGAAGCAGGCATTTAATCTTTGTAGTTCAAGTGAGAAATTCTCTGATGAAGATAAAGATTATATCCATTTTTATTGTGCTGTCCGTTCTATCCTTTTCAAGTTGACAAAGGGCGACGCACCGGATATTGAGCAGATGAATGCTCGTGTCCGCAAAATGCTTGAGGGAGCAATCCAGTCGGATGGCATTGAGGAATTATTTGAAACCGGAAAGCATATATCGGTGGATATTTTCAGCGATGAGTATATGGATAAGATAAATGCTATTCAGTTGCCGAATACGAAAATCAAGATACTTCAAAGACTTCTTTCTCAGGCGATTGACGAGTTTAAGAAAGTTAATAAAATTATGGGTGTGGAATTTGCAGACAGACTCAAGAAAGTTGTTGATGAGTATAATAACCGACGTCGTGATGAAGCGTATGCCAACGAAGTCCTTGATGATGTTGCGGAGCAGCTTGCACAGTTGTTGTCTGAACTGAAAACAGAAAAGAACTCCTTCAAGAATATGGGAATAGATTATGAGGAAAAAGCTTTCTATGATATTTTGAAAGCAGTTTCCAAGAAGTTTGAGTTTGAATATCCGGACGATAAAATGATTGAACTTTCCAAAAGGATAAAGCTGATTGTTGATGATAAGTCACGCTATACCGATTGGTCTGCCCGTGATGATATTAAGGCAAACTTGCAAGTGGATTTGATATTGCTGCTTGATGAGTTCGGCTATCCGCCAGTAACCATTGATGATGTTTACAAGGAAGTTCTTGAGCAGGCAGAGAATTTCAAGAAGTATGCACAGTAA